In one Umezawaea sp. Da 62-37 genomic region, the following are encoded:
- a CDS encoding ricin-type beta-trefoil lectin domain protein, whose protein sequence is MRPWKSLLHVALTLTIPAAFLTATAAPASAATSWTVAGPSTDSPTSALVSLDNGTPTFGVSDRGRTVLSPSPIGIETATADLTRNLTFTARRDRTITEAYTMTTGKQRSRSTSYTETTLSFTGVDAARLDVVVRVSNTGAAYRYVLPGSGSVTVRREASSWTLPTSSNAWVVPPDNEDQGVWLQTTAGGAPDNDYRVPALFEVGGTFALVAETDLDGRYAAASLTHRAGSGTYTTSLAGGTVTASLPLSTPWRTAAIGDLRTVTESTIVDDLAPPSRVGDTSWVKPGTVAWSWLTEHASPSSADRQKQYIDFAQRNGWGYVLIDEGWQSNWAPEVIAYAKARGVQVVLWFNSADLRTAQQRENWLPLVKSWGAAGLKIDFSYEYTQPTLQWYDAVLARTADLKLMVNFHGTATPRGLQRTWPQVMTAEAVYGAEQFHNRAALNTILPFTRNAISSMDYTPVVFSMTDRDTTDAHELATAIVFESGWQHDADNPAAYEARPEALRVLDQLPAAWDETRLLGGRPGQEAYLARRNGSKWYLGGVSALAQKTFQTPLGFLGSGQWLLETVRDGTGTLLRETRVVTNSDTLSVPIATRGGFASVVCPYVNGMTTCGSGNSGGVLKGVESGLCVDVPGGSTTNGTAVALWDCNGGTNQSWTSTPSKQLQVYGTKCLDVNGAGTADGTIVQIYDCNGSSAQEWTVDDNGGLVNTGSGKCLDTTGHGTTNGTRLAIRTCTGGANQHWARTATPGLLKGGQSGRCVDVPNSDQANGTRPALWDCNGGGNQSWTSTSSNQLMVFATKCLDAAGGATADGTAVQIYDCNGSSAQQWRVRSDGSVVGVGSGKCLDAYDNGTTNGTRLILWPCGGTANQQWARG, encoded by the coding sequence ATGCGACCCTGGAAGTCCCTGCTGCACGTCGCCCTGACCCTGACGATCCCCGCCGCGTTCCTGACCGCCACCGCCGCACCGGCGTCCGCCGCGACCTCGTGGACGGTCGCCGGGCCCTCCACCGACTCCCCCACGTCCGCCTTGGTCTCCCTCGACAACGGGACGCCGACCTTCGGCGTGTCCGACCGGGGCCGCACCGTGCTCTCGCCGTCGCCCATCGGCATCGAGACCGCCACCGCCGACCTGACGAGGAACCTGACGTTCACCGCTCGACGCGACCGAACGATCACCGAGGCCTACACCATGACGACCGGCAAGCAGCGCAGCCGGTCGACCTCCTACACCGAGACGACGCTGTCGTTCACGGGCGTCGACGCGGCGCGGCTCGACGTGGTGGTCCGGGTGTCGAACACGGGCGCCGCCTACCGCTACGTGCTGCCCGGCAGCGGATCGGTGACGGTCCGCCGCGAGGCGTCCTCCTGGACCTTGCCGACCTCGTCCAACGCCTGGGTCGTCCCACCCGACAACGAGGATCAGGGCGTGTGGCTCCAGACCACCGCGGGCGGCGCGCCGGACAACGACTACCGGGTGCCCGCCCTGTTCGAGGTCGGCGGCACCTTCGCCCTCGTCGCCGAGACCGACCTGGACGGCCGTTACGCCGCCGCTTCCCTCACCCACCGAGCCGGGTCCGGCACCTACACCACCTCCCTCGCCGGCGGCACGGTCACGGCGAGCCTGCCGCTGTCCACACCGTGGCGCACAGCCGCCATCGGCGACCTGCGGACCGTCACCGAGTCGACCATCGTCGACGACCTCGCCCCGCCGTCCAGGGTCGGCGACACCTCCTGGGTCAAGCCCGGCACGGTCGCGTGGTCGTGGCTGACCGAGCACGCCAGCCCTTCCAGCGCCGACCGGCAGAAGCAGTACATCGACTTCGCCCAGCGCAACGGCTGGGGCTACGTGCTCATCGACGAGGGTTGGCAGTCGAACTGGGCTCCGGAGGTGATCGCCTACGCCAAGGCCCGCGGCGTGCAGGTCGTCCTGTGGTTCAACTCGGCCGACCTCCGGACCGCCCAGCAGCGGGAGAACTGGCTGCCGTTGGTCAAGAGCTGGGGCGCGGCCGGGCTGAAGATCGACTTCAGCTACGAGTACACACAACCGACGTTGCAGTGGTACGACGCCGTCCTCGCCCGCACCGCCGACCTCAAGTTGATGGTCAACTTCCACGGCACCGCCACGCCACGCGGTTTGCAGCGCACCTGGCCGCAGGTCATGACCGCCGAAGCGGTGTACGGCGCCGAGCAGTTCCACAACCGGGCCGCGCTCAACACGATCCTGCCCTTCACCCGCAACGCCATCTCCAGCATGGACTACACACCTGTCGTGTTCAGCATGACCGACCGCGACACGACCGACGCCCACGAGCTCGCCACCGCGATCGTGTTCGAATCCGGCTGGCAGCACGACGCCGACAACCCGGCGGCCTACGAGGCCCGACCGGAGGCGTTGCGCGTCCTCGACCAACTGCCCGCCGCCTGGGACGAGACCAGGCTGCTGGGCGGACGTCCCGGCCAGGAGGCGTACCTCGCCCGCCGCAACGGATCCAAGTGGTACCTCGGCGGCGTCTCGGCGCTGGCCCAGAAGACGTTCCAGACGCCGTTGGGCTTCCTCGGCTCCGGGCAGTGGCTGCTGGAGACGGTGCGCGACGGCACCGGGACGCTGCTGCGCGAGACGCGGGTCGTCACGAACTCCGACACGCTCTCGGTGCCGATCGCGACCCGCGGCGGCTTCGCTTCCGTGGTGTGCCCCTACGTCAACGGCATGACGACGTGCGGTTCGGGCAACTCCGGTGGCGTGTTGAAGGGTGTCGAGTCCGGTCTGTGCGTCGACGTGCCCGGTGGCAGCACCACCAACGGCACCGCGGTCGCCCTGTGGGACTGCAACGGCGGCACCAACCAGAGTTGGACGTCCACGCCGTCGAAGCAGTTGCAGGTGTACGGGACCAAGTGCCTCGATGTGAACGGCGCGGGCACCGCGGACGGGACGATCGTGCAGATCTACGACTGCAACGGTTCCTCCGCGCAGGAGTGGACCGTCGACGACAACGGCGGCCTCGTCAACACCGGTTCCGGCAAGTGCCTCGACACGACCGGTCACGGCACCACCAACGGCACCAGGCTGGCGATCCGGACGTGCACCGGCGGTGCCAACCAGCACTGGGCCAGGACCGCGACGCCGGGCCTGCTCAAGGGCGGCCAATCGGGCCGGTGCGTCGACGTGCCGAACAGCGACCAGGCCAACGGCACACGACCCGCGCTGTGGGACTGCAACGGTGGCGGGAACCAGTCGTGGACGTCGACGTCCTCCAACCAGCTGATGGTGTTCGCCACCAAGTGCCTCGACGCCGCCGGGGGCGCCACCGCCGACGGCACCGCGGTGCAGATCTACGACTGCAACGGTTCCTCCGCGCAGCAGTGGCGGGTCCGTTCGGACGGCTCGGTGGTCGGCGTCGGCTCGGGCAAGTGCCTCGACGCCTACGACAACGGCACCACCAACGGCACCCGGCTCATCCTGTGGCCCTGCGGCGGTACCGCGAACCAGCAGTGGGCCCGCGGCTGA
- a CDS encoding FAD-dependent oxidoreductase: protein MVDVERIDGGPRSAVVVGAGIVGLSTAWFLQERGVAVTVVDRAGVAAGASWGNAGWIAPGLAIPLNEPAVLRYGLRSLLNPAAPLHVPLTADPALWSFLTRFAANCRWSSWTRAVNANLLLNAECVEAFDVLTANGVHAPTIAAPITAVFETPRQARGLLRELARMADAGQPVEHVELDPDRLREHVPLASPALTAGVRIDGQRYIDPGAFVQALARAVVARGATIRLFEVDEIRTYGNGVTVHPRTGAAVHAEVAVVATGAWLSRLARRWGVRVPVRAGRGYSFTVPVERPVPGPVYLPGVRVACTPYKDGLRVAGTMEFRDPDAPGSHARLEAIIASARPLLDGVRWDERRDTWVGPRPITPDGRALVGAVRAPRVYIAGGHGMWGVAHGPVTGRLLAEQITTGKQPEALRAFDPLR from the coding sequence ATGGTCGACGTCGAGCGCATCGACGGCGGACCTCGGTCGGCGGTCGTGGTCGGCGCGGGCATCGTCGGCCTGTCGACCGCGTGGTTCCTCCAGGAACGCGGGGTCGCGGTCACCGTGGTCGACCGCGCCGGGGTGGCGGCCGGCGCGTCGTGGGGCAACGCCGGGTGGATCGCCCCCGGCTTGGCCATCCCGCTCAACGAACCGGCCGTGCTGCGCTACGGCCTGCGGTCGCTGCTGAACCCGGCCGCTCCGCTGCACGTCCCGCTGACCGCGGACCCCGCGCTGTGGTCTTTCCTCACCAGGTTCGCGGCGAACTGCCGGTGGTCGTCGTGGACCCGTGCCGTGAACGCCAACCTGCTGTTGAACGCGGAGTGCGTCGAGGCGTTCGACGTGCTCACCGCCAACGGCGTGCACGCGCCCACCATCGCCGCCCCGATCACCGCCGTGTTCGAGACACCGCGCCAGGCACGGGGACTGCTGCGGGAACTGGCCAGGATGGCCGACGCCGGGCAGCCGGTCGAGCACGTCGAACTCGATCCCGACCGGCTGCGCGAGCACGTCCCCCTGGCCTCGCCCGCCCTCACCGCGGGGGTGCGGATCGACGGGCAGCGCTACATCGACCCCGGCGCTTTCGTCCAGGCGCTGGCCAGGGCGGTGGTCGCTCGCGGCGCCACGATCCGGCTGTTCGAGGTCGACGAGATCCGCACGTACGGCAACGGGGTCACGGTCCACCCGCGCACCGGGGCCGCCGTCCACGCCGAGGTCGCCGTGGTCGCCACCGGCGCCTGGTTGTCCCGGCTGGCCCGCCGCTGGGGGGTGCGCGTGCCGGTGCGCGCCGGACGCGGCTACTCCTTCACCGTGCCCGTGGAGCGCCCGGTCCCCGGACCGGTCTACCTGCCCGGCGTGCGCGTGGCGTGCACGCCCTACAAGGACGGGCTGCGGGTGGCGGGCACGATGGAATTCCGCGACCCCGACGCCCCCGGCTCCCACGCCCGCCTGGAGGCGATCATCGCCTCCGCCCGCCCGTTGCTCGACGGCGTGCGCTGGGACGAACGCCGCGACACGTGGGTCGGTCCGCGCCCGATCACCCCCGACGGACGTGCCCTGGTCGGGGCGGTGCGCGCACCGCGCGTCTACATCGCGGGCGGGCACGGCATGTGGGGCGTGGCCCACGGCCCGGTCACCGGGCGGCTGCTGGCCGAACAGATCACCACCGGCAAACAACCGGAGGCGTTGCGGGCATTCGACCCGCTGCGCTGA
- a CDS encoding helix-turn-helix domain-containing protein, with the protein MISLDRLVNVLGGYGVRLACCPISRSTELRSVVMREATDSQAVAGDVFLAVGAESVPAAVEWAVGARAGVVLVHGDDDVVGPAAALGRTAGVAVLVIDPRVPWSQLAGVVYGLVLEGRETESGRGPTDLFALADSLADAVGGAVTIEDRSSTVLAYSGSQQGADQARLETILGRQVPDGLRALFEDRGVFAHLVALDEPLYVEHDREHGLTGRMVVAVRAGRELLGSVWVTCGGPLTDERCAALADGARTVALHLLRWRASADLERQVESDLSIRLLEGTVDAATVASRLGLPRGPLRVVAVRAHIAAERHAALLLAFERATTGFGWSRPGRSTLAGTTLYTILPGEQAGTARQWVAALRTALPAQVEVTAGIGGTASATELPASRLEADECLALHEARASDTPPPAYDESWDDILVQRMRAAAQAGRIPTRGPVAELRRHDEAHATSYVATLRAWLEHQGDLTLAGDRLGVHPNTIRYRLRKMSEVATLDLDDARKRLAMIIDLAVAGQD; encoded by the coding sequence GTGATCAGCTTGGACCGGCTGGTGAACGTGCTGGGTGGCTACGGTGTGCGGTTGGCCTGCTGCCCGATATCCCGGTCGACGGAGTTGCGCAGCGTGGTGATGCGCGAGGCCACGGACTCCCAGGCGGTCGCCGGGGACGTGTTCCTGGCCGTGGGTGCGGAGTCGGTGCCCGCGGCCGTGGAGTGGGCGGTGGGTGCGCGGGCGGGCGTGGTGCTGGTGCACGGCGACGACGACGTTGTGGGGCCGGCCGCCGCGCTCGGGCGAACCGCTGGGGTCGCGGTGCTGGTGATCGATCCCAGGGTGCCGTGGAGCCAGTTGGCCGGGGTGGTCTACGGCCTGGTGCTGGAAGGCCGCGAGACCGAGTCGGGACGGGGCCCGACCGACTTGTTCGCGTTGGCCGACAGCCTGGCCGACGCGGTCGGCGGTGCGGTGACCATCGAGGACCGGTCCTCGACGGTCCTCGCCTACTCCGGTTCACAGCAGGGCGCCGACCAGGCCCGGTTGGAGACGATCCTCGGCCGACAGGTCCCCGACGGTCTGCGGGCGCTGTTCGAGGACCGAGGGGTGTTCGCCCACCTGGTGGCCCTCGACGAGCCGCTGTACGTCGAGCACGACCGGGAGCACGGTCTCACCGGGCGCATGGTGGTGGCGGTGCGCGCAGGCCGGGAGCTGCTGGGGTCGGTGTGGGTGACCTGCGGTGGTCCGCTGACCGACGAGCGGTGCGCCGCACTGGCCGACGGCGCCCGCACGGTGGCGTTGCACCTGCTGCGCTGGCGGGCGAGCGCGGATCTGGAACGACAGGTCGAGTCCGACCTGTCGATCCGCCTGCTGGAGGGGACCGTCGACGCCGCCACGGTCGCCAGTCGGCTGGGCCTGCCGCGGGGGCCGCTGAGGGTCGTCGCCGTCCGCGCGCACATCGCCGCCGAGCGCCATGCCGCGCTGCTGCTGGCCTTCGAGCGGGCCACCACGGGGTTCGGCTGGTCCAGGCCGGGACGCAGCACCCTGGCGGGCACCACGCTCTACACGATCCTGCCCGGCGAGCAGGCGGGCACGGCAAGGCAGTGGGTGGCCGCGTTGCGGACGGCGCTGCCCGCGCAGGTGGAGGTGACCGCCGGTATCGGAGGGACGGCGTCGGCGACCGAGCTGCCTGCGAGCCGACTGGAGGCGGACGAGTGCCTGGCGCTGCACGAAGCGCGCGCGTCGGACACCCCGCCCCCGGCCTACGACGAGTCCTGGGACGACATCCTGGTGCAGCGCATGCGCGCCGCGGCGCAGGCGGGACGGATCCCGACGCGGGGCCCGGTGGCGGAACTGCGCCGCCACGACGAAGCCCACGCCACGTCCTACGTGGCGACCCTGCGCGCGTGGCTGGAGCACCAAGGCGACCTGACCCTGGCGGGTGACCGGCTCGGCGTCCACCCGAACACCATCCGCTATCGGCTGCGCAAGATGTCCGAGGTGGCCACGTTGGACCTCGACGACGCGCGCAAGCGCCTCGCCATGATCATCGACCTCGCCGTCGCCGGACAGGACTGA
- a CDS encoding GreA/GreB family elongation factor: protein MTGTRSVWLTPDARRRLRAELAGLSTARTTPTPGPRDERIRHIQELLNNSAIDQDPPDDGIAELGMVLTVRYDDTRDTETFLLGMRAVEHGDIEVYSPQSPLGGALIGARPGEQRGYRVPGGGTVRVTLLDAVPYGHHDPDGTL, encoded by the coding sequence ATGACCGGCACCCGAAGCGTCTGGCTGACCCCCGACGCACGACGGCGGCTCCGCGCCGAACTCGCGGGCTTGTCCACCGCCCGCACCACACCGACCCCCGGACCGCGCGACGAGCGCATCCGCCACATCCAGGAGTTGCTCAACAACTCCGCGATCGACCAGGACCCGCCCGATGACGGGATCGCCGAACTCGGGATGGTGCTCACCGTCCGCTACGACGACACCCGCGACACCGAGACCTTCCTGCTGGGCATGCGTGCCGTGGAACACGGCGACATCGAGGTCTACTCCCCGCAGTCACCTCTCGGCGGAGCCCTCATCGGGGCACGTCCGGGGGAACAGCGCGGCTACCGCGTCCCCGGCGGCGGCACCGTCCGCGTCACCCTGCTCGACGCCGTGCCCTACGGCCACCACGACCCCGACGGCACCTTGTGA